The Plasmodium chabaudi chabaudi strain AS genome assembly, chromosome: 14 genome contains the following window.
AAGTggattattattaacaaaaaatcaaatattaaaaaatattcatgaatataaaaaaggatattTTGAAATTCAAGATGAAGCAAGTCAAATAGTTAGTTCAAAAATACCCGTCAAACCAGGTGATAAAGTACTTGATTATTGTGCTGGGTCAGGTGGAAAAACATTAGCTTTTTCAGGTTCTATGGAAAATAcaggaaaaatatatttacatgaTATACGAGATAGAATGTTATCACAAGCAAAAATTCGATTAAGACGTGCTGGaattcaaaattatattcttttaaattcaaatcatattttattaaaaaaattatttggatATATGGATATTGTGGTTGTTGATGCTCCATGTACTGGTACAGGTGCATTAAGAAGAAACCCAGAAATGAAGtataaatttacaaatgaaaaattatatgaatatatggatttacaaagaaaaatttttgaaaaagctttattttatcttaaaaaaaatggtaaaATTGCATACATAACATGTAGTATATTGGATGCTGAAAATGTGCATCaagcaaaatatttttgtcaaAAACATAATCTTTATTTATCTGAGCCACCATTTCATTCTTTACCACAATCAAAATCCATGGatggtttttttttagcgATTTTTGAACGGAAAGAATGATCAAGTGTGCCAGTGGGGTATGAGAACAAAACATGTTATTTacgtattatatatgtgtattatatttaatactttttttttgtaaattaaaaaaatggaattacAGTACAACAGAATAACGGAATAATTGAATTCATAGTAaagtgttttttttattaatttattttaatcatttcatatattttaaaaatccGTTTTTTAGTGTAAAATGTTAACGACATTTCTCATTGTACCTATTCCTATTTTCTGTGTTTTAGTttcattctttttttcataattatgatatttACAACTGTATGAATATGGGTAAACCATTTAATGTTttgtaatttaaataagttgaatatgcatattctGTCTAAGCCcatgtatacatatataatgagGTATGTTTCCAGTATAATTTTTAGGAagcatacatttttttaagcaacgtatttgtattattttttataccgaataaaattataaatatatttagagataaaaaaagaaactaaaattaatttatcaaagttttattttacttttctTAAATGTTATTAATCAAACTATACAATGAGCATTTAAGGtgttcaaaataaatatacatatataatttgttttgccttaataatgtttttaCAAATTATGCAGATAAATGTGGTGTTTGATTggatttatattaatagtCATCATCATTTGTTCTATCATTTTTCTCGAGGTACAAATATTGTCATTATGTTTTTCTGCATTTAAGTAGAAATTTTCAACAAAAGATTTTagcctatatatatttacaatataaaatatttttaactaaaactttttttaaataaaatatgcataaaattgtttaatattttcgaattaatatttttaattttaggattatatatatataaatatttttaaggtTAAGGCTATGCAGCAGTGTATTTATAAGGCGGATGTTTGGGAGTGCGAATACATTATGCATactaatatgaataattcgTGACTgggtaataataaataaaaaaaaataatatatttatatattttttaatttatggGATAGAAGAAATTACAaagcatatattaaaaggtattattttatttttatatgatattttataaaattatattttttattgtttttcttttctttatttttttagatttaagtgttttttttacatttttcatGTTTATTTCCTTGTTCAATTATTGCTTGTAAGAATTCGCAGGAGTATGAATTTTTACCCTTAATATATAACcagaaaaatttttaagttCAATTTTTACTCTTTGAATTGTGATGTACTTATATTTGTCATGTTATAGGTACATGATTACAAGCAAGTTTTGTTTATTACCTTGTtgaggaaataaaaaaatatttatatatacttttatatGTTCACATGCGTATATAGTTATCTATGTATGCATGATAAAATGTAACCAATAAAATGCTGTCGTGACTTTTTTCCGTTGCTAACGACACTTTTAgtattgaatatataaatgcataCTTACGGGGTATATTTAACTATTTACCGAATCATTGACTCGTATTTTTATGTGCTTAACTGataaagcatatatataatttattattattttatatttatttattattttatttatttttttcttttgaaCGATTGAATTATTTGAGAAACTGAAGATGAGTGAATTAATTGCATTTGATTCAAATCACACCAAATCAATTAATGATTGTGAATTAGATTATTATAGCAAGAAGCTGGCAACATGTTCCAGTGATAACactgtaaaaatatttgatgTAAGTTTGGCAAGAGAACCTATATGTATAGCTGAGATAAGAGATCATACTTCTGCTGTTTGGAAAGTATGTTGGTCTCATCCCAAATATGGAAGTTTACTAGCTAGCTGTTCTTATGATAAAAgtgttataatatataaagaagtgagcataaataaatatgatatgatatatgtaaataatgaGCATAAAAGTAGTGTTAACTACATTGAATGGTCACCATCAGAATATGGTTTACATTTAGGATGTGCATGCTTAGATGGGCATTTAAGTATAATatcttataattttaataaaggACCAAATGAAGGGGGTTGGCATAAACATAGTGTACGAGCCCATTTAAATGGTGTATCATGTTTAAGTTGGGAAAAACCATTTAATTTGATatcagaaaataaaaacataaatgatACTAATGATGCTATAActtcatttaaattagtTTCTGGAGGATATGACAATCAAGTTATTATATGGATGTTTGACaataatacaaaagaattccataaaatattccaaATGAATGATAAACCTCATAATTCATTAATAAAAGATGTTGCATGGAGACctaatttaaatgattcTACAAATATGATTGCATCTTGTtcagaagaaaaaatagttatattGTGGATAGAAGATGCAAGTAATAATAGATGGAAAAATGGCCAAACGATAAAATTGGAACATAAAGTTCATAAAATTAGTTGGTCTCCAAATGGAACTATATTAGCAATAGCATGCAGTAATGAAAattcttatttatataaagaaaatatggaaGGTGTTTGGGAAGAAATATGTAACTTATCagataatgaaaagaaaaaggtGGACGAAAGCATTGCTAGTGTTGATAATGTTGCTGCACCCATAGAAAATAGTGATAATATGGATGgatacaataataatgcacCATATGTGAATACAGAAGGCCAACATATGttaaacaataatataaattatcctaaccaaatgaataatatgcCATATGGTAATGAAATGACAGATAATTCTAAAATTcctaaaaatatgaatgtaAATACTCCAATGATGCCAGAAGATCCAAACATGCTAAAGCATTCATCAGTACAAGGCCCACCTCCAACTATGCCAAATAatgcatttaaaaataatcccTATGGTCAGGGAAGTCCACCCCTTGCTCCCCCTATAAACCCTAGTCCAATGAATCCAAATATGGCTCCTCCGAAAACCACACCACCAGGTATGCAGATGAAAAACACTATTTTGTACTTGTGGGAAATACATATatcacaaaaaattaataatttttttttttttgttttcttgTAGGCCCTGCACCCCCATCACAATTAAACTCAATTGAGAAACCTCATTCTCCTGATAATCCAAATTTTTCAGGTCAACAAATACCAAACCATATGAACAATCCAGGTGGTGCATTGAAATATCCTCCCGATCAGCAAGCACCCCCAACAAcagtaaataatatgccTAATActaatgcatataattttaaccCAGTAAATAATAAGCCAAATATGCCTCCATCGCCTCCACAAATGGCTGGAGCCCCAAATGCCCCACCAATGGGACCACCACCTGCAGCATTTCAAAAAGGATCTACTGATTCATTGCAATACCCACCTCCAATCCCAAAtgctaataataatttaaataataatatgcataataatcCACAAAATGTACCAccaaatttttcaaaaatgcAAGCCCCAATGAATCCAGGTCAATTTCCAAATatgaatgaaaataaatcgaGTTTTAGTTCACAACAAATGCCGGGTCCACCACCTCCAGCATTTTCCCCAGCATCTAATGAAATGAGCGGAATGAATAAAGTTGGAAATTTCCCAAATTATAATCCAAATATGATGAATAATCCAAATGCACCTCccctaaaaaatatgagtGCAGGTAATTGTCCTCCAATGAATTATGGTCAAGGCCCAACACCACCAATGAATCCACCAACTAACCCTCCAATGAACCCCCAAATGAACCCCCAAATGAACCCACCAATGAACCCGCCAATGAATCCGCCAATGAACCCACCAAATGATccaaattatatgaaaccAAATATGCAGTATAATTCATATcctaattataattatccaCGTCAATGAAAATGGACCCAGagaaacataataaaacaaaatgatatGAGACGAAAcccaattattttatttttaagctTTTCagtgaatattttttttatattatcatagaaccataaataattgtatGCTATTGCATAGGCATATAGCATATTTTAATGCTCAGGCAAACAAAGacgaataaaaatacattatattcttttttgaAACCCCCTTATGTCTACCTTTTAAGTTATACATGTGTGTATGCATGTGAACATATGTGCatgtatgcatttttttatattataattattatatggatTATACCATTTGTACAAAATTCATCGACCAACTTTTTACGAACTCtcttcaatattttttaaacatgtaaaattaaaaaagaatgaaTACCAATAGAACatgtatacataattatatgtattaatattttctactgaaatgaaaattcgaaaaagcaaaaaagaattatagGTTACATTTAGTATTTGttcaataattttatttttatatattaaataaaaggtAAAGGTTAAAATTTCAAaggtataattttttcgttttttttataaatattttttcatttttcacaattattaatatattttatacgccaaaaaatatatacacttAGAAATATTTCAAGGAATATccttaatttaataattttatacaatttttattattaaccTAAGATTTTATctgtatttaaaatttcttGGTATCCTTACTTGCTCTattgtatttaaatattcctAATGGGCATCCGTCCAAATGTGTTTACGcatacataattatatacaagtaaagtaattttaaatttcaaggagaaaaaaaatatattataacaataaacttgttatttatttgtttataaaaattttgaaaagaaattaaaattttgaataataaattttgtaaaaaatatgtaggTACATTTCCGCTAATATACTTGAAGTAGTATTTTACTTGTatgaatattaaatatatataaattatttataggtttttttttcttttacgccccttttaattttttcattattttgataacCTCAAAAATTCAAATTCTTTGAAACTAATTTTAAGtataacataataaatataaattaatataatttatattgagatttaaatatttttttaatttttggcAATTATTAATTGAACTTTTCAAAATGATGAGGAATCAATGCGTTTTTCcataacatataaaatatatttaatcttGAGCTcgtatatcatatatatggtatatatataaaacatacatatactatataagtatagtatgatataatatatttatatccatTCATacccatatatattaattcaCCAGTTTAATCATTCATCAAATTATATCACAGTATAATATATCTCTTGTATCATTTGTACAAGAGATATCTACACCATacgcataaaaaaaatatgcccCTATGGTAACTACTGGTAAGGGATTcgatttttaaaaaaaaaacaaaacataaatttgcaaaaaataataataatacagtaaataacataaaaatgtcTCAAGAAAGCCCTTATGCAATTATTAATGATGAGGCAAATGAATGTACAGaagataatttaaatgaatatatcaATGAGTTtaaggtaaaaaaaaattttttaaaataaaaagcgAGCATAAATGGTTTCTtctacatttatatatgtgacATAGTTTTAGCCCTCACAagattgtatatatatataatgtatatatgaaataaaatatgttcatgatataatattcttattttttcaccTTCTTTTTCCCCCTTAGAAAAGAGAGCATATATACCTTTCCTGCATATCGTCCCTGGAAAAGGAAATATGCCAGTTCCACACCTACTTGAATGAATGGAGaagtatgcatatgtatgaAGATGAAGATGGTAAATCATcaaaagatataataaatataaattctttgagaaatttattaattgatccatctataaatttagaaataaaagaattacgacaaaaaatttatgaaataaCAAGAAAATGTAATATAGCAGAAGAGAAATTACAAGGATGTACATTTGATGCTCAAGCAACAGCAGGACAAAGacttattaataaatgtaaaaagTTACAAGATGAAAATTATGAGTTAGGTAAAACATTAGAAGAAAATACATTACAACCTATAtcaatacaaataataaatttaaaacaacaaatatctttttataaaaacgaATTAAAATCATTAAAGGAATTAAATGTAGATATAGATGAAGataatgaattattaaGTCAGCAATTAGCagatttaacaaaaaaatatacaaaaattgttgatcaaaataataaattagaaaaaaaaaatacaagattaaataaatatattaataaattaaaatcaaaattaaataaatccGATTTACCAATTGaagaaaatggaaattataaaaaaggtcAAAACTATGAAGAAGGTTATCGCAGtcatgatgaaaatattataaataatagcggcagtgataaaaatgatagtaATTATGGAAAGAATTATAATAAGGACAATTATAGGGGAGAATATAATGATGATGGATATTCATCTGCAAATACACGAAGCAAAAAACATCGAAATcacaaatataatgatgTAAGATCTTATAGAGATATGTCTGATGGATATAATTCACGTGAAAGAACagatatgcataatatgtATGGAAATGATGAAGATTATGAAAGGAATGAATCAAATTATAGAGACAGAAAATATAGTGGTGATGAAGAAGACTATACctatgaaaatgatgataattatCGAAAGAGAAATTCATATGATAGCAGAGAACGGAAATACAGAAAAACGGATAGAAGTCATCACAGAGATAAGAAATATGATAAGTATAAAGTAAAGAGCAAAGATAAAAGCAGAAAAGATAGAACCCGAGATAAGGATAGAGATAGAGATCGGGACAGAGATAGAGACAGGGATAGAGATAGAGACCGAAATagagaaaaaacaaaagataaagaaaaagataaaatgaaaaataaatacaagagtaaaaacaaagaaaaaagcAAAGGAAAAGGCAAACGAGATAGTGATTATGATAGTAATTATTCTgattcgaaaaaaaaaaatacaaaagaTCGTGATAGTAATGATCATAGAGATTTTTCTAGAACAAACATCCAAAAAAACGATGacaataatgataaaaacagtgaaaatgatagatatgtatatttatataaataataaattgtcacacatatattgtatatgttttatataaattgttttatgtaaatttCGTTATTCCAATCttcaataataatttatcaatGCAATATTTATTGCAATATCTTTCCtcataactttttttaatttgccctattactattttatttttttcgttgtcatgctttcttttttcaatattatttctgtataccttattttttaattaaaaaaatatttgaatgAATTGTTGcattttattactatttattctatatatatttcctttacccaatttataataccattttttggttaaaacattaaaaaaacaattattccaatcttttatttgttgTTTCACCATCGTTTCCTTTTTGTGTCATAGGGCAAATCAATGCCTTGATAGCAAAAGtcacatgcatatataatatagagAGTTATGAATTatgacatattttattcattaatttatttttatattgtttttccCCTCTAATCAAAAAAGGGAGAAACAAATGACActgatatatatgtatagtTACCAAAGTTTGGTggtgtaatatatataaatataagcaGATAATctaaaaattggaaaaaaaagtaaaatctGTTAGTctgtaaaataatttttttttgataattacATATGAAATTGTCAAAAATTgtaacatatattatataaccCTTTTGATAtgcaaatattattattacatagcggcattatattattctaCGTATTTATAGATGGtggtatgcatatattaatttaatttttttttctttttattttatcgtTTTAATTGTATTTCTCATTAATTaagtttattttaattgaatttaatttagtataatttttttattattaattaattttattttattattttaatatattttttataattataataattacatAGAAATGTAACTCACTATATATTTCCACTTGAGAATATTTTAAGTTAATCCCAAGTG
Protein-coding sequences here:
- a CDS encoding sun-family protein, putative is translated as MNSTRLRHIENALNNFNFMSPLDIYMRLYFKSNNIKNRDKPYISEHVYNIIKNKTLLAYLSSPVSLYTNIIKTYFSSDKWKYEMNNEKIPAHVRYSFPKELYDQLVNCYGEKKSITLMSILNEKAPVFLRVNTNKISRNDLYKNLMSKGISVEKCVNSPSGLLLTKNQILKNIHEYKKGYFEIQDEASQIVSSKIPVKPGDKVLDYCAGSGGKTLAFSGSMENTGKIYLHDIRDRMLSQAKIRLRRAGIQNYILLNSNHILLKKLFGYMDIVVVDAPCTGTGALRRNPEMKYKFTNEKLYEYMDLQRKIFEKALFYLKKNGKIAYITCSILDAENVHQAKYFCQKHNLYLSEPPFHSLPQSKSMDGFFLAIFERKE
- a CDS encoding protein transport protein SEC13, putative, which gives rise to MSELIAFDSNHTKSINDCELDYYSKKLATCSSDNTVKIFDVSLAREPICIAEIRDHTSAVWKVCWSHPKYGSLLASCSYDKSVIIYKEVSINKYDMIYVNNEHKSSVNYIEWSPSEYGLHLGCACLDGHLSIISYNFNKGPNEGGWHKHSVRAHLNGVSCLSWEKPFNLISENKNINDTNDAITSFKLVSGGYDNQVIIWMFDNNTKEFHKIFQMNDKPHNSLIKDVAWRPNLNDSTNMIASCSEEKIVILWIEDASNNRWKNGQTIKLEHKVHKISWSPNGTILAIACSNENSYLYKENMEGVWEEICNLSDNEKKKVDESIASVDNVAAPIENSDNMDGYNNNAPYVNTEGQHMLNNNINYPNQMNNMPYGNEMTDNSKIPKNMNVNTPMMPEDPNMLKHSSVQGPPPTMPNNAFKNNPYGQGSPPLAPPINPSPMNPNMAPPKTTPPGPAPPSQLNSIEKPHSPDNPNFSGQQIPNHMNNPGGALKYPPDQQAPPTTVNNMPNTNAYNFNPVNNKPNMPPSPPQMAGAPNAPPMGPPPAAFQKGSTDSLQYPPPIPNANNNLNNNMHNNPQNVPPNFSKMQAPMNPGQFPNMNENKSSFSSQQMPGPPPPAFSPASNEMSGMNKVGNFPNYNPNMMNNPNAPPLKNMSAGNCPPMNYGQGPTPPMNPPTNPPMNPQMNPQMNPPMNPPMNPPMNPPNDPNYMKPNMQYNSYPNYNYPRQ
- a CDS encoding pre-mRNA-splicing regulator, putative; this translates as MSQESPYAIINDEANECTEDNLNEYINEFKKREHIYLSCISSLEKEICQFHTYLNEWRSMHMYEDEDGKSSKDIININSLRNLLIDPSINLEIKELRQKIYEITRKCNIAEEKLQGCTFDAQATAGQRLINKCKKLQDENYELGKTLEENTLQPISIQIINLKQQISFYKNELKSLKELNVDIDEDNELLSQQLADLTKKYTKIVDQNNKLEKKNTRLNKYINKLKSKLNKSDLPIEENGNYKKGQNYEEGYRSHDENIINNSGSDKNDSNYGKNYNKDNYRGEYNDDGYSSANTRSKKHRNHKYNDVRSYRDMSDGYNSRERTDMHNMYGNDEDYERNESNYRDRKYSGDEEDYTYENDDNYRKRNSYDSRERKYRKTDRSHHRDKKYDKYKVKSKDKSRKDRTRDKDRDRDRDRDRDRDRDRDRNREKTKDKEKDKMKNKYKSKNKEKSKGKGKRDSDYDSNYSDSKKKNTKDRDSNDHRDFSRTNIQKNDDNNDKNSENDRYVYLYK